atatttttattatattctattatatttatgttttattgtattttttttttttaaattactcatactatactttattattatatattttacaatttattttattggggGTGGTACATCTTCCCCCCCTAGTTCTATTTCGTCTACCTTATTCATATTTGGTTTCTTTTTAGTATTTTCCGTGTAGAACCTACTTTTACGAATGGGTACCATTTCATAATGTGGTTGTCTCAACGTAGTTAGTTTgcatttgtatgttatatatataaatattattaacattattgaaaatactattaatcccaatgttaaatataataagtaattacgcGTATCGTTTACGGTTTCCTGTCCCGCCTGTTTTATCATTTCGTTGTTTATTTCGTTTTGTATATAATCCAGTGAATGTGCTACCTCgtgaattttttctaatttaagtgcgtcttgtttaattattaatttaggtagATTCACAtcctttattttattaggtatcgtatattttatgtttcccGATCCTACTTCAGGTATGAAATTTACGTAATATCTCGATTTTATATCCTGTGTGGgacttaatattatgtcgttACCGTATGCCCTACATTCCGGATTTATCGTAATTAAaccttgattttttattttttgtatatacggTTCGGTATTGTCTCTACATGTGATTGTAAGTGTTTCCCCTTTGGTCGTATATATCCaagtatttgcatattttaatttatagaaaatatcttTTGTAAGTACTAATACTCCCGCTTCGCATGTTTTTGGTAACACGTccggatttttaaataatgatatctCACATGGATTTCTACTACTCGAGTGAACAACAGGTGAAAATTCGCGACATATCGTGAATATTTCGGTTTCTTTACAACTTAATAGTTGTGTTTCCGTAAAAGTTGTGTATTCTAATTTGACCACGCCTCTatgtttatatcattatttaatggaaaaaatTCGTCTATAACTCTGTTAGCTAGTCTTACGTCCGCTTCTAATTGTTCTGTGTTTTCTTCCCCTGTGGGCATTGGTGGTTctattctattaaatattatactcgtcACACCTATTCTCCGTGGCGTGTCATGTACCAACAGTGGTCGATCCATATCGAGGTGGTACCTGAATGGCCTACTCGAAACTCCTCCGGCATAGGGATTCCTGAACTCACTTAACAACCACTCGCATATAATTCTTAATTGTCCGTCTAGAAATGTTTTTGTAGGAGTATACTGCATACCCCTACACTGATGATTTATTAACATTCTGAATGTATGTTTTGGATGATATACAAAAGGTTCCGGTCCATTATAATGGAATAACTGTTTCTCCATCACGTATTCCCCCGCCTTCATCAGTACCACCACCAATAAACGACCCCCTGCTCGCACAGTCAACACCAGTTCAAATATTGGCTCCTCCTCGCCACTGAACCGCACCAACCTTTTCTTACCGGTTGTGTCTGTCgttaaaattgtgttaatttcCTCGTTCCTACAATTATACGGTTGTATTAGTGACTCGTATTTCGTCTCTATATTAGTTAATTGTGCTAACTACTTCCACCATTATACTACTTGTTAGTATTTACTGATTACTATTACTaactacacaaaattaaaaatgataaaaatagtctttaaaatatatatatatatatatattttttttttgtatcactaTCCTTANNNNNNNNNNNNNNNNNNNNNNNNNNNNNNNNNNNNNNNNNNNNNNNNNNCGTGTGTCGTTACGTtcgttttacaattattaataattatacttatttccgCATTTAATTTATCGTGTCTATTGTCGTAATTTTGTAATGGCAAATACGTTATTAATTGCCAGGTAGCTCCTGTTAATCTTACAGTTCCGTAATTTTCCTAATACATCattgtttggtttttaaattcttccACCTTATAAGGAAGTTGACTTTGAATggctgttattaaataaaacctaaaataatatatacatatattagcttccaaatttatgaaaattagctCTAACATGCTGTTTTATCGTATTATTTCGTacttattcatttaattatctCTATTCATTAAGTGTATTACCTTGCGAGTACTAGTATTGTTCCCGCCCTGTGTTTGAAATTTACCAGTTGATATACGGTTTTGTTAACAGCGAGTTCCGGTGGTTGCTTGTTCGATTAGAATATGGTCGCAACACTCACTGTATACTCACTGGCAACAACCAACATCAACGAGGTATTTCTCTACACATAattaacctatatatattttttttttccattttttttttttttcattttaatcgcTATCACTATCAATATCCGAAAATCTAATATGTCTATAAGTTCTATTAACTATTTCTAATTCATCTCTAtcggtaagtatattattcggTACTATATCATCTAAACTAATTTcacttaaactaaaattatttatatttctcagTCTGCTACTTCTACCTATCCCATGACTATGGTTatggttattattgttattattattattattactattattatttttcaaccatGCTGCCCTATacatttgtgtatttttaaaatttaaccacGCCTCTatgtttatatcattatttaacgGAAAAAACTCGTTTATAACTCTGTCAGCTAGTCTTGCGTCCGCTTCCAATTGATCTGTATTTTCTTCCCCTGTGGGCATTGGTGGTTctattctattaaatattatgctcgCCACACCTATTCTCCGTGGCGTGTCGTGTACCAACAGTGGTCGATCCATATCGAGGTGGTACCTGAACGGCCTACTCGAAACTCCTTCGGCATAGGGATTCCTGAACTCACTTAACAACCACTCACATATGATTCTCAGTTGTCCGTCCAGAAATGTTTTTGTAGGAGTATACTGTATACCCCTACACTGATGATTTATTAACATTCTGAATGTATGTTTCGGATGGTATATAAAAGGTTCCGGACCATTAAAATGGAATAACTGTTTTTCCATCACGTACTCCCCCGCCTTCATCAGTACCACCACCAATAACCGACCCCCTGCTCGCACAGTCAACACCAGTTCAAATATTGGCTCCTCCTCGCCACTGAACCGCACCAACCTTTTCTTACCGGTTGTATCCGCTgttaaaattgtgttaatttcCTCGTTCCTACAATTATATGGTTGTATTAGTGACTCGTATTTCGTCTTTATATTAGTTAATTGTACTAACTACTTCTACCATCTTCTACTTGTTAGTGtttactgattattattattaactacacaaaaaaaatataaaaaaaatgaaaaaatagtgtttatttatatatgatatatatacgtCTACTAGAAACTGTATTACCTCGTTATTCACTGCTTTTTTTCTTAACTAActcttaactatttttattctagttcctacattaattttacatcactaataattattctatacttTCAATATCTTATTTCATAAATTCGTctgtataattcaataatatttcaggCTCTGGCACGTAATCCATATACTCGACCAGATCCTTACAACACTGAGTACCTAGTTTCCCTTTCCTTTTTGACATATCGTATAGAAAGGTCACAATGCTTTGTGTAATACGTTTGATTTCATTTTCCGAAAATGGTTCGATAAGATGATTATTCGCTACTTCTATATGTCCAGGTAAACAATTTGGTACATTTCCGCCGCCTACTGAAGTTGTATCGTGTTCCCCATGTAAAATTGCAATGTCCAAATTGGCAcaaaacaatagatttttattcctataattaaaatatttggttacttaaattgtaattattccTATCacttatttttacacatatgcttttatttttatttatttatttgtttatttatttattcatttatttatttatttatttcaaagtcTCGTGAGTGCTATTTCATCTTGATTATACGTAACGCGTGTCTTCCCGTGAATTCTAATGTTCTTACCAGATATTGGTATCTTTCTTTCCGTActaatctatagtattttactatactcatcattattagtaacatta
This portion of the Acyrthosiphon pisum isolate AL4f chromosome A1, pea_aphid_22Mar2018_4r6ur, whole genome shotgun sequence genome encodes:
- the LOC100570218 gene encoding uncharacterized protein LOC100570218 isoform X2, whose protein sequence is MAQVPRAAVLNKNLLFCANLDIAILHGEHDTTSVGGGNVPNCLPGHIEVANNHLIEPFSENEIKRITQSIVTFLYDMSKRKGKLGTQCCKDLVEYMDYVPEPEILLNYTDEFMK
- the LOC100570218 gene encoding probable serine/threonine-protein kinase DDB_G0272254 isoform X1 codes for the protein MKAGEYVMEKQLFHFNGPEPFIYHPKHTFRMLINHQCRGIQYTPTKTFLDGQLRIICEWLLSEFRNPYAEGVSSRPFRYHLDMDRPLLVHDTPRRIGVASIIFNRIEPPMPTGEENTDQLEADARLADRVINEFFPLNNDINIEAWLNFKNTQMYRAAWLKNNNSNNNNNNNNNHNHSHGIGRSSRLRNINNFSLSEISLDDIVPNNILTDRDELEIVNRTYRHIRFSDIDSDSD